The Cytobacillus firmus genome segment TTCTTTTGGGCTTAATTCAGCAGCCTATATTTCGGAGATTATCAGGGCGGGAATTCTGGCGGTGGATAAAGGGCAAAGTGAAGCGGCAATGGCACTGGGCGTTCCATACAGGCCGGCCATGATGGATATCATACTTCCGCAGGCAATGAAAAATATTCTGCCTGCATTAATGAACGAGTTTATTACTCTTACAAAAGAGTCTGCGATCGTAACAGTCATTGGAGTAACAGACGTGATGCGCAGGGCTTACATCGTGGGAGGCGAAAAGTTTTCCTACTTCGAACCGATACTGATTGCCGGGCTGATTTATTACATGATGGTTATGGTCCTGACTGTGCTTGGAAAAGGAATTGAAAGGAGAATGAGACGCAGTGATTAAAGTGGAAAATTTGCATAAGCATTTCGGTAAACTTGAAGTTCTTAAAGGAATTTCAACCAATATTCAAGATGGCGAAGTAGTGGCTGTAATAGGTCCGTCCGGTTCCGGGAAGTCAACGTTCCTCCGCTGCATCAATCTTCTGGAAATGCCAACAGACGGCAGGATCATGATTAATGGGCAGGACATTACGGATAAAAGCACGAACATAATGAAAGTGCGCCAGAATGTAGGGATGGTGTTTCAGCATTTTCATTTATTTCCCCATAAAACTGCCCTGCAAAACCTGACCTATGCACCGATGAAGGTAAAGGGATTATCAAAATCGGAAGCTGAGAAAACAGGGCTCGAGCTTTTGGAGAAGGTAGGATTATCCGCTAAAGCACACGAATACCCCAATCGTTTATCAGGAGGGCAGAAACAAAGGGTTGCAATTGCAAGAGCTCTTGCCATGCAGCCTGAAGTTATGCTTTTTGATGAGCCAACATCTGCTCTTGACCCGGAAATGGTGAAAGAAGTGCTGGACGTTATGAAGAATTTAGCACATACTGGTATGACAATGGCGATTGTTACCCATGAAATGGGCTTCGCCCGTGAAGTGGCAGACAGGGTACTGTTCCTGGATGGCGGCGTGCTTGTAGAGGATTCTTCTCCTGAAGAATTTTTTTCTAATCCTAAGAGTGAACGTGCAAGGGATTTCTTGCAAAAAATGCTATAATCGATATATGCTATGGGAGAAGATGGTCAACATGATCATCTTCTCTTTCGCATTTAAATACCTGACAGCCTTCTTAAAATTAGATTGGGCAATTGAATATAGGAGTTAGAATAAATGAAGTACAGAATTGGCTACCGGACAATCAAGACTGCAGTGGGGACTTCCATCAGCATCATGATTGCACAGATGCTGCAGCTTGATAATTTTGTTTCTGCAGGCATCCTGACTATATTATGCATAAAAGTCACAAAGAAAAAATCACTTCGGGCTTCATGGGACCGATTTTTTGCGTGTCTGCTGGCAATGGCGTTTTCATCCTTGTTTTTGAGGGCATTGCTTACCATCCGCTTGTAATCGGGCTGCTGCTGCTGTTTTTTATTCCGACAGCTGTCATGGCAAAGGCAAGTGATGGAATTGTCACAAGCTCAGTTATAATTTTGCATATTTATTCTGCAGGAGAGGTTTCAAAGGACCTCTTGCTGAATGAATTGGGCATCATTATTGTCGGAATCGGTGTTGCATTAATCGCGAACCTTTACATGCCGAGTCTGGAATCGAAGCTTAAGGAATATAGACTGGAAATAGAGGAAAACTTTAAAGTCATCTTTGACGAAATCGTGAGGTATTTGCGTACCCATGAAAGCAGCTGGGACGGCAGAGAAATTACCGAAACAATGGAATTGATCGATGAGGCAAAAGCACTGGCATTCAGGGATGTTGAAAACCACTTTCGAAGAGATGAAAATTTATATTATCATTATTTCAAAATGAGGGAAAAACAATTTGAAATTATTGAGAGGGTTCTCCCCAGTGTTACATCCATTGCACTTCCTGTTGAACAGGGAGAGATGATCGCTGATTTTATTGAAGAATTATCGGAACATATCCACCCGGGAAATACGGCCCTGCTATTCCTGGAGAAATTGTACCGTATGAAGGTTTCTTTTGAAAATATGGAGCTCCCCAAAACGAGGGAGGAATTTGAAGCGCGTGCTGCCCTCCTTCACTTTGTAAAAGAAATGGAACAGTATTTGATTATTAAGAGTTCTTTTAAAGGGTTAAAGGATAAGGAAATGAATCAAAGCGGGACTGGAGAAGCAAACTAAGGAAAAGGAATTGGAGCGTGAATTGTCATGCTGAAGTTTGCTGCAGCGGCCATCCTGTTTTTTTCTCTTTCCCCAGTCTGGCCATTGGGATCTAACCCGCTGCCTGGAGATCCATTTCTGATTGTCAATAAACGCACAAATGAAGTTGCGTTTATACAGAATCACAAAGTGCAGAATGTCATCACAGCTGCAACCGGGAAAACGGATGACCTTACACCGGAAGGGCTGTTCACTGTGACTGTAAAGGCAGCTGATCCTTACTACAGAAAAAAGGACATAAAAGGCGGTGACCCCCGGAATCCGCTCGGCACAAGGTGGATTGGGTTTGACGCAGAAAATACTGATGGCAGAATCTACGGCATTCACGGGACGAACGATCCTTCGTCCATCGGCAGATATGTCTCCAATGGATGTATCAGATTGCAGAATGAGGCAGTAGAGTCGTTATATGAATCCGTGCCACTTGGAACAAAAATCTTAGTAGTCACCTCAGCAAAGAGCTTTGACGAACTTGGAAGA includes the following:
- a CDS encoding amino acid ABC transporter permease, with translation MNLDFQQFIPSLPYILKGIGVTLQIVSMAGILGFVLGIILSFFKISKFKFLGWIADAYTSVFRGTPLVLQLMLIYYGSPQLIGYKIDPSTAAILSFGLNSAAYISEIIRAGILAVDKGQSEAAMALGVPYRPAMMDIILPQAMKNILPALMNEFITLTKESAIVTVIGVTDVMRRAYIVGGEKFSYFEPILIAGLIYYMMVMVLTVLGKGIERRMRRSD
- a CDS encoding amino acid ABC transporter ATP-binding protein, translated to MIKVENLHKHFGKLEVLKGISTNIQDGEVVAVIGPSGSGKSTFLRCINLLEMPTDGRIMINGQDITDKSTNIMKVRQNVGMVFQHFHLFPHKTALQNLTYAPMKVKGLSKSEAEKTGLELLEKVGLSAKAHEYPNRLSGGQKQRVAIARALAMQPEVMLFDEPTSALDPEMVKEVLDVMKNLAHTGMTMAIVTHEMGFAREVADRVLFLDGGVLVEDSSPEEFFSNPKSERARDFLQKML
- a CDS encoding L,D-transpeptidase, with the translated sequence MLKFAAAAILFFSLSPVWPLGSNPLPGDPFLIVNKRTNEVAFIQNHKVQNVITAATGKTDDLTPEGLFTVTVKAADPYYRKKDIKGGDPRNPLGTRWIGFDAENTDGRIYGIHGTNDPSSIGRYVSNGCIRLQNEAVESLYESVPLGTKILVVTSAKSFDELGRDYGAIKKDN